The nucleotide window AAGCCATGCGTTGATGTAGTAGTAACCAGAGTCATTTGTCGTCGTCATTTGGAGATAATTAAATACAACGCGTCCATGCTTGAAGTAATCATTAGAGAACGAATCATCCGCAAAGTCGGGCAGATACCATATTCTTACTGTGCCGCTAAGGTCGAAGTAGTTCGTGAGGTTCCAGTATGCAAGCAGGTTACCGTTTATAGCGTCAATGAAGGCGATGAATTTATTGGGTTCTTCGCCCGTAACCTGAACCTGCCAGCTTAGGTGTGCTGTATTATTTATTGGAAACCAGACCAGTTTAGGTTGATAAGTGTAATCGGGGGAGACCGCATACTTTATTTTTTTGGAAGCTATTTCACAAGCTTCGTAAGCATCTATCGATGGTGTGGCATCCTTAGGGAAGAAGTTCTTTACCGCCTTGCTTCCGAATCCCCAAACATGCCCATCCTCAAGTATGCGGAAATAGATTATTCCATCTATTACTGGTATTCCAAGGTATGTTTGCTGAAAGTTTAGCCAGTATTTTCCTAATCTTTTCGTTTGCGATAATAATCTAAGCTCACCGCTTTTTATTCCGAAAAGGTTCTCATTTTCATCCACGAATCGCAGTGCATCCTCTATCATGCTATTTGGCTCAAACCGCAAAGTCTTGCGCGGAAATGCCCACCTTGCAAGTCCAGTGTTGACATCAACACAGATATAATAATCATCCGTTAGTTTTGCTTTTGTGCGAGGAGCCCTTATTGGTGCGTTTCCAGTGGGTTCGCTTGGAAGGAAAGCGTTGCATATCGCTGCTGATAAAAGGACTGTCAATGCTATCTTTCTCATCTTATCCCTTCTGAATTACACCTAACAAATTTATAATCCATGGGGCACCTTAAAAAGGAATTTTTAACTTAAAATTTTTAATTTGTTAACATTAATTAAGCCCAAAAGCAAACTCCCTTATAGTTTGCAAATAAGCTTTTTCAGCAATATATTTAAAGTATGAGTAATTACGAAAAAATAGAAAGCAAGCTGAGGGCGGCGCAACGGAAGATAATTTTCATAACAGTGCTTTCCAATCTTTTTTCTGCGCTTGCAGTGAGTGCCTTTTTACTTATGGTTTTTGCCCTTCTTAATTCCTTTTTCTGGTTCAGTCCTGCAGCAAGACAGACCATGTTTTTCATCTGGCTTGGCGTTACTATTTCTGCAGCTGGGTGGTCTGTGTTGAAACCTATTTTTTCCCCACCGTCATTAAGGTCCATAGCGATAGAATTCGAGCGTCAGTATCCTGCGCTTAGAGAACATCTTATAGCTGCCTGGGACCTAATGCATCAGCAGTCGGACAACTACGGCTATTCCCAGAAAATTATTGAAGCAGTAGTCAAGCGTGCACTGAGCAAATTTTCTAAACTTTCCGAAAAACCCGTTCTGCCACTTGGTGTGCTAAGAAGCAGAGCTCTTTTGCTCGCCTTTTTCGTGATTTTGTTTTTTGGGCTTGCCATAGCTATTCCTCAGAGCTTTTCCTTGGGGCTTCTTAAGGTGACCATGCCTAATGCGTCCTTCCCGAAGCACACTGAAACCACGCTTGTCGTCACATTTCCGAAGGGCAAGGCAGTAAGGTTCGAGGATTTCACGATAAAAATTCGCGCTGAAGGTAAGATTCCCGACAAAGTTTTTGTGTACAGAAAACTTGGCAAGCAAAGCTGGAGTCCATTCGAGGCAAAGCGCGAAAGAGGAAGCAACAAAGTTTTTGTTTATACTTTCAGACAGCTTTCCGAGGATGTTGAATTTTATGTTCGCGGTGGTGATTACACGAGTCCTGTTTTTAAAATAAAGGTTTACGACCTTCCGAGGGTCGTCGATGTGTCATTGGTTTACGACTATCCAGCCTATACGGGTCTCGCTACCGAACGCGTGGAGCGGAACGATGGGAACATCGATGCTATATACGGCACAAAGGTAACCATTGAAGCAAAAGCGAGCAAAAACCTTTCCAGTGCAGTACTTGAGATTAACGATTCGATAAGAATTCCGATGAGGGTTGACGGAAGGATGGCATTCGGCACGATGACGATTAAGCAGCCGGGTCATTATAAAATTCTGGTGTGGGATGAAGATGGTCAGGAGGACCCTCAACCGATAAAGTATCGGATAAGCGTTCGTGAGGACGAGAAGCCCGTGGTTCAGATTCTTTATCCTGCTAAGGATGTGGACATAAACGAGGAAATGGTGCTCCCGCTTGAGGTTTACGGTGGCGATGACTTTGGTTTCTCGAAATTTTTGATAAAGTTTAGAATACGAAACAGGGACACGACATTAAGAAGCGTCAGGATTCCTTTCAAGCAATTCGGTAAGAAAGAGGTAAGGGTTTCTTATGTGTGGCGTTTAAGCGGGCTTGGGCTCGTTCCTGATGATGTCGTGGAATACTGGGTTGAGGGCTACGATAACGATTTTCTGCGTGGTCCCAAGATGGCGAGAAGCAGGAAATTCGCGGTAAGGTTTCCATCGATAGACGAAATCATGGCAAAAGCTATGTCAGAATACGACGAGCAGACGCAGTCAGTCGAGGATGTCAGCAGAAAACAGAAAGAGCTCATGAAACAGGCGGAGGAAATGGCTCGTAAGCTTTCGATAGCAAAGGATAAACTAACATACGAGCAGCGAGAACAAGCAAGAAAACTTCTTGCGCAACAACAAAAGCTCGCAAGACAACTTGAGCAGACAGCAAAACAGTTGAGAGAAACGATAGAAAGAATCGAGAGGGACAGGTTGGTTGCACAGCAGATAGTTGAGAAAATGTGGGAGATGCAAAAGCTGCTTGAGGAAATTCTTCCGCAGGAGCTTAAGGACGCGATGAGAAAACTTCAGGAAGCGCTCGAGAAACTTGACCCAAAACTTCTTGAGCAAGCTATGAAACAGCTTAACATCACGCAGGAGCAGCTACTTCAGAAATTGGACCGTTCGCTTGAGCTTTTGCGGCGTATTCGGGCCGAGATGAAACTTGACGAACTCAGGAAGCTCGCCGAAAGCATTAAAAAACTTGAGGACGAAATAAAGGCGGGTCTTAAGGCGGGAGAGGATAAAGATAAACTTGCCCGAATGCAGCAGAAAGCTAAGGAGCAATTACAGAGGCTTGAGGACGAGGCCAAAAAGCTTGCCGAAGAGATGAAGCAAATGCCCGATATGCCAGCGGATGAGATGGAAAAACTTTCGAGTGAACTTTCTCAGATGCAACTGCCGAAAATGGCACAAGATGCTTATGACAAGATTTCTCAGAGTAATAGAACAGGCGCGATGAAAATGTGTGCTAACATATCGTCAAGACTGTCAAAATTGTCACAGAGACTTTCGCAGATTCAATTATCCATGAACCAAATGTTAAAACAGGCGCTTAACCTTGACATAAAGCGAACTGTGCAGCGACTCCTTTATGTTTCCGAGAATCTGGAGGAGGTTATAAACAAACTAAGAGACAGGTCAACACCAGCGCAGTCGCAGGAATTAGCCCGAAAAATAGGCGAGATGCGCCAAAACCTTAAATTCGTTATTGAAAAGGTCGGCGAAATGGGGGGCAAAACATTTCTTATTCCGCCGATTTTGTATTCTGTTCTCGTCGATGCCGATAATGCGCTTGCTACTGCTACTGAGAAGCTTTCGGAATCGCGATATCTGCCTTACGACCGTTCTCCCGAGATTGCGTATAGCAAGGTTAATATTGCTGCAGAAATGCTTCTGAGGACGAAGAAATCACTTAATCAAGCGCAATCAGCATCGGGTATGCAACAGCTTTTGCAGCAACTTCAAAGGATGTGTAATAAGCAGGGGCAAATAAATCAGCAGACTATACCGCTTGCTGCCCAGTGTAGCAAGCCGGGGAACCTATCACCTGAGGCACAGGCGATGGCGGCAAGGCTTGCTGCTGAACAGGAGGCATTGCGAAAAAGTCTTGAAAAGCTGAGACAGGAGTTCGAGCAGCATTCGAACATTCTCGGAAGGATGGAGAAAACCATAGAAGATATGAAGAAAGTTGAGGAAGACTTAAGAAGACTTAAAGTTAATCAGCGCACTCTTGAGCGACAGGATAGGATACTATCGAGGATGCTTGATGCGCAACGCTCGATTCACAAGCGAGAATTCACCCGCAAACGCGAGAGCCGTCCCGGGAAGGATGTGGTGAGAAAGTCGCCGGGTCCATTACCGGAAGACCTTGGGGCAAAAAGAAATTCAGCACAGCAGGCATTGCTTAGGATTCTTTCCAAACCTTACCCGAGAGAATATCAGGATGCGGTAAGAAAATACTTTAAAGCGTTAAGTGGGCTTATGGCGCCAAAACAGGAGTAATTCGTAAAGCGATGAGTGCAAAGGACGATAGCTCGTTATTGAGCGAAAGAGGCGAGGGGATGATTTTTGCTGAATTGCTTGAGCGCGTAAGAAATATTTCCCGCCAAATAGACATAAGGAAACAAATAAAGCTTACCGCTGACGCCCTCGTTGAATTGGGGGTAACTGATAAAGTGGTCGTTGCCGTTTTCGACAGGAAAAGGAGGCGAATAATAAGCGAGGTAAGGGGTTTTGAGTTTGATTTTTCGCATCTTCTGAAAGAACTTTCTAAAGCGGCGGGGGAGCTTGCTGAGCTTGTTTTTGGCGGTGAAGGCGGGGTTAAAATCGTAAGGAGGGGTTCGTTAATTCACGAGAAGCTTATTTCTTTTATCGGGGATAATGCCGATTTTCCGGATACAATAATTATTTCGCCGCTGGTTTCTCGCACGAAAAGAGTTATCGGCGTTGTTATTGCGGATGGTAGTCGAGCGAACACTTTGGGCGAGTATTTCATTAGAAGCGTTTTCGGCGCTTTCGTTCAGATTGTTGGGTATGGCATTGAGCTTAACAGGATAATAGCTCATCTCGGCAAGCAGGAGGCTTATTTCAAAAAGCTTATCACCAGTTCAGCGGATATCATAGTAACGACGGATTGGAGAGGCAGGGTAAGGGTTTGGAATCCCGCTGCGGAAAGGATTCTTGGTTACAAGCCCAATGAGATAAGAGGTCGGTCGGTGCTCAGGTTGTACAAATCACCGGCTGAGGCGAGGCGAGTTATGCGCAAGATGAGAGAGCAGGGCGGGGTTCTGTCAAACGAGGAGGTAGAAGTAGTAACGAAGGGTGGAGAGGTGGTTCCTCTTTCGCTGTCTGCTGCTATACTTTACGATACCGACGGGAACGAGGTCGGAACTGTTGGCGTTAGCAGGGACCTAAGACCGATGAAAAGGCTTCAGGAGCAACTTATTGAAGCTCAGAAGAAAGCCGCAATACAGAAAACTGTGGTTACTCTTTCGCATTACATTAATAATCAGCTTATGGCTCAGGTGGCACTGCTTTCTGACCTTGCATGTGAGGCGCAAAAAATTTCGGACGACAAACTTCGCCGTTACTTTGAGGATGGACTCAGAAGGTCGCTTTCAAGGGCATTTCAGATAGCGCAAATAACGAAAACTCTTCAGAATCCACAGGAGATCAAGGAGGAGCAATACATTGGTGAACTTGAAATGCTTTCTGTCCCTTTGCCAGAGTCCATTGAGCCAGAAGCCATAGAAGCGAGGAAATTTGGTAAGCTTAAGGTCCTTGTTGCGGACGATGAGCCAGTTATAAGGGATGGTTTCGCCGAGTTTCTTCGGCATTTCGGTCTTGAGGTTGACACGGCAGAAGATGGGGAGCAGGCAATAAGGTTGATAAAGGAAAACGATTATGACCTCGTTATATCCGACATCAAAATGCCAAAAGCTACAGGTTACGATGTTTTTCACGCAGCCAAGGCGAAAAATCCGAATGTTAATGTGCTTCTTATGACCGCTTTCGGATATGACCCCGACCACACCGTGGTTAAAGCAGCTCGTGAGGGACTCGAAGGCGTGTTTTTCAAGGAGAAACCCTTTGACATGTCGAAGCTCATAGCTCTTATAGAGAGAATTTTCAGCAAGTAAACCGCCGTTTAATATCGTGTCAGATTTTATGTCATCCGTTAAAACATTTGACATGGTTGAGTAAGCGCTTAATTTTTTGTTTCAAAATATTTTCTGGAGTGGAGTTATGGACAAAGTTAGGTTTGCTCTTGTTGGTTGTGGTAAGGTGTCAAAAAAGCACATCGTGTCTATCCAGCGCATAGACAATGCAGAACTTGCTGCGGTTTGCGATGTTGATATCGATGCTGCGAAAAGGGTGGGGGAGAACGCAGGAGTGCCTTACTTCGATAACCCGCACGAGATGGTTGACAAGGTGGATTTCGATGTTTTTTCCATTCTGACTCCCTCGGGGACGCACGCTGAGGTTATGCTGGAACTGGCACCTTACGGTAAACATTTCGTCATAGAAAAGCCCATGGCATTGCGTCTTGAAGATGCTGATGCGATGCTTGAGGCATGTAGAAAGTATGGTATAAGACTTTTTGTTGTGCAGCAGAACAGGTTTAACCTTCCCATAACGAAACTTCGAGAGGCGATAGAAAGCGGACGATTCGGGAAACTTGTTCTGGGAACGGTAAGGGTGCGATGGAAGCGCACTCAGGAATACTATGATGAGAAGCCGTGGCGAGGCACATGGGCTATGGATGGAGGAGTGCTCACAAATCAGGCCAGCCATCATATCGATATGCTCATGTGGATGATGGGAGAGGTTGAAAGTGTTATGGCTAAAACGGCAACGCAACTCGTTGACATAGAGACCGAGGATACAGGCGTTGTCATACTAAAATTTACTAATGGTGCTCTGGGGATAATCGAGGCTACTACGGCGACCCGCCCTAAGGACCTTGAGGGCTCAATATCTATACTTGGGGAGCACGGTTCAGTAGAAATAGGCGGATTTTTTATGAATGAGCTTAAGGTGTGGAATTTTGAGCCTGAATTGCCTGAGGACAGGGTTATTTTCGAGAAGTACGGAAGAAATCCCGATGAATTCGCATGGAATCACACGCAGTATCTGAAGGATGTTGTTAAAAACATACTCAGAAACGAGGGTGGGTTGGTTGATGGTTTAGAGGGTAGAAGGCTTGTTGAGCTTTTAAATGCTATCTACGAATCGGCGGAAACGGGAAGAGAGATTAAATTAAAATTTAAGCCGCAAAACAGCAAACTCGGGAGAATATTATGAACACTCATGTTATTTATCCTAATGTTACTCTTGGCGATAATGTTTTTATCTCCGATTTTGTGATAATAGGTTTCCCTCCTCGTGGTGCTGAGCCCGGCGAACTTGAGACGATAATAGGCTCAAACGCTATTATCCGTTCTCATACGATTATCTACGCTGGCAACAGGATAGGAAAGAATTTCCAGACAGGACACAATGTTATGATTAGAGAGCTTAACGAAATAGGCGATGATGTGAGCGTGGGAACTGCGACAGTTATAGAGCACCATGTAAAGATAGGCAATCGTGTAAGGATTCATTCGCAGGCATTTATTCCCGAATTCACCGTTCTTGAAGATGAGTGCTGGATAGGTCCTAATGTTGTTATCACGAATGCGCTTCATCCGCTGTGCCCCAAAGCCAAGGAGTGTTTACGGGGACCGAGAATTCATCGCGGTGCAAAAGTTGGTGCTAATGCCACACTTCTTCCGGACATCGACATAGGCGAGTTTTCGCTTATTGGTGCCGGCGCCGTGGTGGTCAAAGATGTACCGCCATACAAGGTCGTCGCTGGTAACCCGGCAAAAGTTATTAAGGATGTTAGAGAGCTTGAGTGCCCATATGGGCTTATAGACAAACCTTACCCGGGAGTATGACCAATGAAAATTCCCCTCGTTGACCTTAAAGCGCAGTATGCATCGATAAAGAATGAGATTGATGAGGCAGTTAATAGAGTTATTTCTTCAGCGAAATTTATTCTTGGCGAGGAGGTCGAGAACTTTGAGCGGGAGTTTGCCGTTTTTGTAGGTGCGAAATATGTTGTCGGTGTTGGCAGCGGAACGGATGCGCTTTACCTTGCACTTCGCGCACTCGGAATAAAAAACGGAGATGAGGTTATAACCACGACATTCACATTTATCGCCACCACGGAGGCTATAACTCTGGTGGGTGCTAAACCAGTACTGGTTGATATTGATGATAGGACATACAATATTAACTCTGATGCTATTGAATCGGCTATAACACCGCGGACCAGGGCGATTCTTGTTGTTCATTTATATGGTCAGCCGGCGAATATGGACGCTATAGTTGATATTGCGAGGAAACATAATTTATATATAATCGAGGATTGTGCGCAGGCTCACGCAGCAATGATAAAAAATATTCATGTCGGTAATTTTGGTGATGTAGGCTGCTTCAGCTTTTATCCCGGGAAAAACCTTGGCGCATACGGCGATGCTGGCGCAGTAGTAACCAATAATGAGGATTTATATAAAAAAGTAAAGATGTTACGGAACCACGGCAGAGAATCAAAATATATACACGAGTTCGAGGGTGTGAATAGCCGTATGGATGCCATTCAAGCTGCTGTTCTATCCGTCAAACTCAAGCATCTTGAGGAATGGACAAGGAAACGTATAGAGAATGCCAAGCGGTATAACGAACTCTTATCAGGCATAAACGAGGTAGTTGTTCCGTATGTTGCTGATAATTTTCGTCATGTATATCATATATACGCTATTTTAGTTCCAGAAAGAGATAAAGTTTACGAGTATATGCGTGAGTCTGGCGTGGGTGTTGGCATTCATTATCCTATACCAGTGCACCTTCAGCCTGCATATAAATATCTTGGGCATAAGAAGGGCGACTTTCCCGTATCGGAGCGAGTTTCCGAAAGCGTTTTGAGCCTTCCCATGTATCCTGAGTTAAGATACGACATGCAGGAGTATATTGTATCTAAATTGAAAGAAGCTCTACATAGGTGATTTTGATTAATGCCCGAAAACATATAAAGGTAAAATTATGGCATTTGATTATTATAGCTGCGCTGTCAATTGTTGCAAGAGTTATACTTCTTGGCGATTACATTGGACATGACGATGCATACATATACCTAAGGTATGCAAAAAATATATCAGCCGGTCATGGCTGGTCATTTAACCCCGGTGAGCCCTCCTACGGCACGACGAGTCCGCTATGGACATTAATCCTCGTTTTCGGTAATGTATTGGGTTTTGGAGCAGTTAATTTTGGCGTATTGATTTCTTTGCTGGCATTATTTTTTATACCCATAATCGGATATTACTTAATAAGCCTCTTTACCGAAGAAGATATAAAGTCATTTGCTTACGCATGCTCGCTGGCGACACTTCCGTGGATAATACGCTGGTCTGGCACTGTTATGGAGACTACATTGGCGACATTCTTGGCAATGCTTTTTGTATATTTGGCATACAAGTACAAAAAAAGACCAATCCTTTCGTTGATTGGTGGGCTGATGTTTCTTGTGAGACCTGAGCTCGTCCTTGTTTGGTTATTTTCAATAATCAGCAAGAATTTGAAAAATGTTATTTTAAATGTATGCTATTTCCTATTACCAGTTATCCCTTGGTTAATCTTTGCATATATAACTTTCGGTCAAATAACTCCGAATACCCTTATAAAAGCTTCTGCACCGATTTTACATATCGGCATAAAACCACTAATGCAAATTGGGGCAACATTTTTGGTCTTTCTGCCTGTATTTGTTTATATATTATTTGTCAATTATAAAGATTTTTTATTATCAATTAGAAAATATTGGAGGATAAGCTTAGTTGTAATTACGCTAATTTTATATTATGTTTGGCGAACAAATGGGCTCCAAAGTCCTGCAAGATATATGAATTTTTCATATCCTCTGGCAGCAATGTTTATTTTCCTACCTATTAAGGGAGCAAAACAACTATTGTCAGCACTTGTGATTTTGATCATATGCTATGCACTTATTACTGGCTTTTTTATAGTCCCCAAAATAGACATGTTTCAAAAAGGATATAGAAACGCACATATTCTTGCTGCTAAGTGGCTTTCTGAGCATTCGGCGCAGGATGATAAAGTTTTTGTCTTGCTCGATATAGGAATCATAGGTTATTATTGCGATAGATATATAATCGACTGGGGTGGATTAGCGACGCCGTATATACCCAAGAATTTTAAAAATGTTGAGGATGCGGTTATCTCAACGAAACCCAAATTTTTCGTTCATACACAAAGGTCATCTTCTTGGGCTGCACTCAGGCAATATAAAAGATTAAATCTTATCCCTATGATAGAATTTTCAATGCCACCTACTGGTGTAGGAGTTTTTGAACCAAAGTATACATCAATTTACAAAGTGGAGTATTAGTTACTTTATATATAATATTTTGGCAATGTATTTTGAAGCGGAGTTCGTAAGAATCGCCGTATAAAGTCCTGTTGATATATTATTGCCTGGATGCCAGATTATTTTTTCGTTTGTTGATTTTACTAAACAACTATATACAAGTTTGCCCGAAACATCGTGAATGTTTAATCTACAGGGTTCACAGTGAATCTGGTTTATGATGAACGAAATATGTGAGTTAAACGGATTGGGATATGCCTTAAATTCCGTTTGCTTTGGGCTTAGATAAGATTCATATATATTATATAATGAGCATGGTGATAAAATAGCAATGTTGTCTATATACCATCCAAGGTTGTTTCCCCGGTTGCTTGAGCCAAAATCGAACAGTATTGTTATGCTATCACCGCAGAAGCTGTCCAGAAAAACGACTGTTTTGTGCCATGGTGAACCTGTCTCGTCATCTGAAAAAACGGATTCTGCCGGGATAAACCAGTTGTAATGGCTGGTGATAAAATTATATCCCCAGGGTGGAGAAACGAGTATAGTATCATTTTTGTATATAATTTTTATATTTCCTCCATCGTGGGCGAGAATTGGTAACGAGTGCCAGTTTATGGGATAGAACCGGTACCATTCATCGTAGACGAGAGCGGCTTTACTTACTCCATGCAAATTTATTCCAAGTTTAAGTCTCGACTGCGATGTGTCTCGATAATTTCCCCAGGGATTCGTAGCCCATAGTTTCAATCCCCAAAAAGTTGTATCGGGTCCATAAGGAAAATATGTTACTCTTCCCCACGCCCAATCTTGATTGTGGACGAATGTGTCGACGTTCAAGCCTCCATCGTCTAACTCGAAATCGGAAAAGTAAATTGTATCCGCCTTTGTAAGCTTTACGGAAAGATAAACTGATGAGGTATCAGTCGGGATTATTATCCCTGTGATATGTTTGGGGTAATATCCATTAGCAACAACCGTTATTGAATACGAACCCGCGAGCAACTCCCTGTGAAAATCGCCTACTTCGGAGTCTGCTCTTATCCAGCGTCCGATTTGGTCAATCCAGATTTGCGCATCGAGCGGCTCGTTCGTTTGTGAGTCCAAAACGACACCGTGAAGTCCTGTAAGCGCAAGTTCTATTTGGCGAAGCATGGCGTTGTAGTTGTCGTCCCATATTCTTAGTAGCGTTGTCTCGGGCGGCGCATCCGAAACAGATAATTCCACTATAAGATGAGGATTGTTTCCTGTGTGATAGTCCCAGTCTTCCATGGTCCCGTCCGCCTCGTACCAGTCAAAACCATTTGTTATTCCTCCCGGTCTGGGCGGATGAGAATGATAGAACATTGTTGGGTTCAATTTCGAGTAATCGAGTGCGCGAACTTTAAGAAGGCTATCGTCCGGTGCTCTGGCTGTATCAAAATCCCATGGGTAATTAACCACGAGTGCTCCCGTGTGGAAATCTATGGTCATGCTTGCCCTTCGAGACGAGAGAAATTCCATCAT belongs to bacterium and includes:
- a CDS encoding response regulator, with translation MSAKDDSSLLSERGEGMIFAELLERVRNISRQIDIRKQIKLTADALVELGVTDKVVVAVFDRKRRRIISEVRGFEFDFSHLLKELSKAAGELAELVFGGEGGVKIVRRGSLIHEKLISFIGDNADFPDTIIISPLVSRTKRVIGVVIADGSRANTLGEYFIRSVFGAFVQIVGYGIELNRIIAHLGKQEAYFKKLITSSADIIVTTDWRGRVRVWNPAAERILGYKPNEIRGRSVLRLYKSPAEARRVMRKMREQGGVLSNEEVEVVTKGGEVVPLSLSAAILYDTDGNEVGTVGVSRDLRPMKRLQEQLIEAQKKAAIQKTVVTLSHYINNQLMAQVALLSDLACEAQKISDDKLRRYFEDGLRRSLSRAFQIAQITKTLQNPQEIKEEQYIGELEMLSVPLPESIEPEAIEARKFGKLKVLVADDEPVIRDGFAEFLRHFGLEVDTAEDGEQAIRLIKENDYDLVISDIKMPKATGYDVFHAAKAKNPNVNVLLMTAFGYDPDHTVVKAAREGLEGVFFKEKPFDMSKLIALIERIFSK
- a CDS encoding Gfo/Idh/MocA family oxidoreductase, whose product is MDKVRFALVGCGKVSKKHIVSIQRIDNAELAAVCDVDIDAAKRVGENAGVPYFDNPHEMVDKVDFDVFSILTPSGTHAEVMLELAPYGKHFVIEKPMALRLEDADAMLEACRKYGIRLFVVQQNRFNLPITKLREAIESGRFGKLVLGTVRVRWKRTQEYYDEKPWRGTWAMDGGVLTNQASHHIDMLMWMMGEVESVMAKTATQLVDIETEDTGVVILKFTNGALGIIEATTATRPKDLEGSISILGEHGSVEIGGFFMNELKVWNFEPELPEDRVIFEKYGRNPDEFAWNHTQYLKDVVKNILRNEGGLVDGLEGRRLVELLNAIYESAETGREIKLKFKPQNSKLGRIL
- a CDS encoding transferase, with product MNTHVIYPNVTLGDNVFISDFVIIGFPPRGAEPGELETIIGSNAIIRSHTIIYAGNRIGKNFQTGHNVMIRELNEIGDDVSVGTATVIEHHVKIGNRVRIHSQAFIPEFTVLEDECWIGPNVVITNALHPLCPKAKECLRGPRIHRGAKVGANATLLPDIDIGEFSLIGAGAVVVKDVPPYKVVAGNPAKVIKDVRELECPYGLIDKPYPGV
- a CDS encoding DegT/DnrJ/EryC1/StrS family aminotransferase, whose translation is MKIPLVDLKAQYASIKNEIDEAVNRVISSAKFILGEEVENFEREFAVFVGAKYVVGVGSGTDALYLALRALGIKNGDEVITTTFTFIATTEAITLVGAKPVLVDIDDRTYNINSDAIESAITPRTRAILVVHLYGQPANMDAIVDIARKHNLYIIEDCAQAHAAMIKNIHVGNFGDVGCFSFYPGKNLGAYGDAGAVVTNNEDLYKKVKMLRNHGRESKYIHEFEGVNSRMDAIQAAVLSVKLKHLEEWTRKRIENAKRYNELLSGINEVVVPYVADNFRHVYHIYAILVPERDKVYEYMRESGVGVGIHYPIPVHLQPAYKYLGHKKGDFPVSERVSESVLSLPMYPELRYDMQEYIVSKLKEALHR
- a CDS encoding T9SS type A sorting domain-containing protein; amino-acid sequence: MRIKIIPIIALILTTSLALAENSSFPVKIQGLKRQQISEIRNIVDYIKYYDPKTGYAKVYVDDDGFAMLKLLGFSPVRLVDTTRQKLSYILSHAKELLYYDYDEITERVHALADSFPHIVALDSIGPTVQWRWIWVLRITDNPDSAEIEPEFIYISTMHGDEIIGTHFLLWLCDSLTKLYRINGRITRLVDSVDIWVIPVMNPDGYVTGRRRNANRVDLNRNFPVPDGSIGFDGTYLIEPETRAMMEFLSSRRASMTIDFHTGALVVNYPWDFDTARAPDDSLLKVRALDYSKLNPTMFYHSHPPRPGGITNGFDWYEADGTMEDWDYHTGNNPHLIVELSVSDAPPETTLLRIWDDNYNAMLRQIELALTGLHGVVLDSQTNEPLDAQIWIDQIGRWIRADSEVGDFHRELLAGSYSITVVANGYYPKHITGIIIPTDTSSVYLSVKLTKADTIYFSDFELDDGGLNVDTFVHNQDWAWGRVTYFPYGPDTTFWGLKLWATNPWGNYRDTSQSRLKLGINLHGVSKAALVYDEWYRFYPINWHSLPILAHDGGNIKIIYKNDTILVSPPWGYNFITSHYNWFIPAESVFSDDETGSPWHKTVVFLDSFCGDSITILFDFGSSNRGNNLGWYIDNIAILSPCSLYNIYESYLSPKQTEFKAYPNPFNSHISFIINQIHCEPCRLNIHDVSGKLVYSCLVKSTNEKIIWHPGNNISTGLYTAILTNSASKYIAKILYIK